One window from the genome of bacterium encodes:
- a CDS encoding DNA topoisomerase subunit B, which translates to MAKAEAKTPAKAKAYDASAITVLEGLEPVRKRPGMYIGTTGPDGLHHLIWEIFDNSRDEAMGGHANDIEVALLPDGYVRVADNGRGIPVGIHPKTKVSALETIMTTLHAGGKFGGDDSGYKVSGGLHGVGASVVNALSVHTMATVHQDGGIHMQEYAIGKPKGKVKQIGKTKERGTIIKFKADDTIFKDGINWNWDKIVAHLRQQAYLVKAVRISIIDARGAGKIDDESVFYLRDLKLEVPSMSFYFEGGLKSLVAFYNKHQKPVHPHIFYAEHEADGVAVEVALQYVDDITPRLTAFANNTYNAEGGTHVTGFKTALTRTLNSYGRTAGILKESEENFTGDDALEGITAVISVKLPEIQFEGQTKGKLGSVEAQGAVASVFGSAFSTYLEENPDDGRAIVNKVLLALKARKAAKAAKDSVLRKGALEGMTLPGKLSDCQVKDPAEAELFIVEGDSAGGSAKMGRDRRTQAILPLRGKILNVERRIDRMLESDSIRSIVIALGAAIGDVFDLSKLRYHKIIVATDADVDGAHIRTLLLTLFYRHFRPVIDGGFIYIAQPPLYKIKRGKEVFYAYSDEEKNKILGKDAALAEEIQDVSGEEDSAGEEASAKRTPKISIQRYKGLGEMNPEELKETTMDAGKRVLKQVMVEDAQEADRIFDILMGKDVASRKSFIQSNAKLANLDI; encoded by the coding sequence ATGGCGAAGGCAGAGGCAAAAACACCCGCAAAAGCGAAGGCGTACGATGCGTCGGCCATTACCGTGCTCGAGGGCCTCGAGCCGGTCCGGAAGCGCCCGGGAATGTACATCGGGACCACGGGTCCCGACGGCCTCCACCACCTCATCTGGGAGATTTTCGACAACTCCCGCGACGAGGCCATGGGCGGGCACGCGAACGACATCGAAGTCGCTCTTCTTCCGGACGGCTATGTGCGCGTAGCGGACAACGGACGCGGCATCCCGGTAGGGATACACCCAAAGACGAAGGTCTCGGCGCTTGAAACCATCATGACGACGCTCCATGCCGGAGGAAAGTTCGGCGGGGACGACAGCGGGTACAAGGTCTCGGGCGGGCTTCACGGCGTGGGCGCCTCCGTCGTAAACGCGCTTTCGGTGCATACGATGGCAACCGTGCACCAGGACGGCGGTATCCACATGCAGGAGTACGCGATCGGAAAGCCCAAGGGGAAGGTAAAGCAAATCGGGAAGACCAAGGAGCGCGGCACGATCATCAAATTCAAGGCCGACGATACGATATTCAAGGACGGCATCAACTGGAACTGGGACAAGATCGTCGCGCACCTGCGCCAGCAGGCATATCTCGTGAAGGCGGTGCGCATCTCGATCATCGACGCGCGCGGGGCGGGGAAGATCGACGACGAAAGCGTCTTCTATCTCCGGGATCTCAAGCTCGAAGTTCCGTCGATGTCCTTCTATTTCGAGGGAGGCCTTAAGTCGCTCGTCGCTTTCTATAACAAGCACCAGAAGCCGGTGCATCCTCATATTTTCTACGCAGAGCACGAAGCGGACGGGGTCGCGGTCGAAGTCGCGCTCCAGTACGTCGACGACATCACCCCGCGGCTTACCGCATTCGCGAACAATACGTACAACGCCGAAGGCGGTACGCACGTGACGGGCTTTAAGACCGCGCTTACGCGTACCCTCAACTCATACGGCCGCACCGCGGGCATTCTCAAGGAAAGCGAGGAGAACTTCACGGGCGACGATGCGCTTGAAGGAATCACGGCAGTGATTTCGGTGAAGCTGCCGGAAATCCAGTTCGAGGGTCAGACGAAGGGCAAGCTCGGCTCGGTCGAGGCGCAGGGCGCGGTCGCAAGCGTATTCGGCTCCGCTTTTTCAACCTATCTTGAAGAGAATCCCGACGACGGGCGGGCGATCGTAAACAAGGTGCTGCTGGCACTCAAGGCCCGCAAGGCCGCGAAAGCCGCCAAAGACTCGGTGCTCCGCAAAGGCGCGCTTGAAGGCATGACGCTTCCGGGGAAGCTCTCGGACTGCCAGGTGAAGGACCCGGCGGAAGCCGAGCTCTTCATCGTCGAGGGAGATTCGGCAGGCGGCTCGGCGAAGATGGGCAGGGACCGCAGGACCCAGGCGATCCTCCCGCTTCGCGGCAAGATCCTCAACGTCGAGCGCCGCATCGACCGCATGCTCGAGTCGGACTCCATCCGCTCCATCGTCATCGCGCTTGGTGCCGCGATCGGCGACGTGTTCGACCTTTCGAAGCTCCGCTACCACAAGATCATCGTCGCGACCGATGCGGACGTCGACGGCGCCCATATCCGCACGCTCCTCCTCACTCTCTTTTATCGCCATTTCCGTCCGGTGATCGACGGCGGCTTCATCTACATCGCCCAGCCCCCGCTTTATAAGATCAAGAGGGGAAAGGAAGTATTTTATGCGTATTCGGACGAGGAAAAGAATAAGATTCTCGGGAAGGATGCCGCGCTCGCGGAAGAAATACAGGACGTAAGCGGAGAGGAGGACAGCGCGGGAGAGGAGGCAAGTGCTAAGAGGACCCCGAAGATTTCCATACAGCGCTATAAGGGCCTTGGCGAAATGAATCCCGAGGAGCTCAAAGAAACGACGATGGATGCCGGGAAGCGGGTCCTCAAGCAGGTCATGGTCGAGGACGCGCAGGAAGCGGACCGCATCTTCGATATTCTTATGGGCAAGGACGTTGCGAGCCGTAAGTCCTTCATACAGTCGAACGCGAAGCTCGCGAATCTGGATATATAA